AAAAGTGGCTATCTGCAACTCTATGACTACCTTGAACAGAGCTGGAAAAGTTTTCTTGATGCACGCCAGATGGTTGTGGTGAAGAAAAAGTTTCTTGATGCCGCCATGGAACGCTCAACCATTGCCAACGCACAATATTCGAATGGCCTTCTGATGTTTAACGAGTGGGTGATTATTGAAAACAACCTGGTGAATGCAAAAAAAGAGTTTCTTAACGCCGGAGCAGATCTGCTGATCGCCGAGGCTCAATGGATTCAGGCAAAAGGAGAAGGACTGGATGGTTAGCCGCAACAAACTGGTATGGGGCATTGTGGTTGCCCTCATGATGCTCGGAGCCACCGGGTTCTGGTATTTCACAAGCAACAGGAGTGAGAAAAAAAACTTCGAAGAAGTTCGTCCTTCACGAGGAGCCATCAGTTCATCAGTATCAACAACCGGTGCCGTTGAGCCACAAACCCGAGTTAAAATCCAGTCCTCAGTTGGCGGGAGAATCGAAGCAATACTTGTAGAAGAGGGGCAGCTCGTAAAGAAGGGAGAGGTACTTGCCATGCTCAGTTCAACCGAGCGGGCTGCGCTGCTTGATGCTGCCAAATTGCAGGGAAAAAGTGAGCAGAGCTACTGGCAGAAAGTCTATAAAGAGACTGCGGTGATTGCGCCGATGACAGGGCAGGTGATTGTGCGCAGCGTTGACCCCGGCCAGACGGTTACAACCAATGATTCGCTTTTCGTTCTTTCAGATCGGCTTCTTGTCAAGGCTTACGTTGATGAGACCGATATTGGACGGGTAAAAGTTGGGCAACGGGCGGTCATCGGGCTTGATGCCTATCCTGAAATCCGGGTAAATGGGGTTGTTCATCATATCTATTACGAGTCGCATCTGCAGAATAATGTGAATATCTATAATGTCGACGTTGTTCCTGACCGGATTCCTGATGTGTTTCGTTCCGGAATGAGTGCCAATGTCAGGATTATTGTGCAGGAAAAAAGCAATGCATTGCTCCTTCCGCTCGGAGCTGTACAGAGCAGGAATGGTAAAACGGTTGTGCTGCAGCGGAGCCGTCGAAAGGAAGGTGAGGTGCGCTACAAAGCTGTTCAGACAGGGATGCAGGATGAGAGCAAGATTGAGATTCTGGATGGTCTCTCCGACGGTTCTGTTGTGCTGCTGCCCGATACATCCTTTGTGCTTCCCGGAAAAAAAGGAGGCTCAAATCCTTTTATGCCTCAGCGCACCAGGATGGGAAGATGAAACCAATGCTTGAACTTGTTGATGTTTACCGCACCTACCAGATCGGCGAAAGTACCGTTCAGGCGTTACGTGGTGTTTCAGTAACTATTGAAAGGGGTGAGTTTGTTGCCATTATGGGCGCTTCGGGATCAGGCAAATCATCGCTTCTTCAAATTCTCGGACTCCTCGATAACCCCGACAAGGGGGATTCTCTGATTTTCGGAAAAAATGTCAACACGCTCTCTGAAGATGATCAGGCTGGTGTGCGCAATAATGTTGCCGGGTTTGTCTTTCAGCAGTTTCACCTGCTTAAGCGGATGAGCATTCTGGAGAATGTACGTCTACCCCACATTTACAGCGGACTTAAAGGAGATTTTCATCAGGAAGCGATAGAGAGGCTCAGGCAGGTTGGACTTGAAGAGAGAGTTGATCATACGCCGAACCAGCTTTCAGGCGGAGAGCAGCAGCGCGTTGCGATAGCCAGGGCGCTGATTCGCGATCCGCTGATCATTTTTGCTGACGAGCCTACCGGAAACCTTGATTCAAAAAACTCTGCCGAAATCATGAAGATTTTTAAAGCTCTTCATGAACAGGGTAAAACCGTCATCATGGTTACGCATGAAAATGATATTGCGGCCTATGCAGGTCGAGTTATTACCATGAAGGATGGGCTCATTATCAGCGATGAACGTAAGGCAGGATTTAAGCCATCAGAAGCATCTTCCGGAGAGGCCGGGTTTGAGCTGCATGACTCCAAGGTTTCCCTATGGCAGGATGGCCGGTTCAGCGGGTTTATGGCGCAGGCATTTCAGTCCATTCTTGCCAATAAGATGCGCTCTTTTCTCTCCGTGCTCGGTATTCTGGTTGGGGTTGCCTCGGTGATCGCTATGATGGCGCTCGGTGAAGGCGCAAAAGCTGCCATGCAGGAGCAGTTGAAATCCATGGGTTCGAACATGCTTTCGATCAGAGGAGGATCGGCCAAGATCCGTGGTGCTGCACAGGGGGCTGGTGCCGTTGCGCGGTTTACCGCTGTCGATGTAACTGACATCTCTTCACTCCACACACTGGTTAAAAATGCTGCAGGAGTTGTCAATGGCAGCGCCCGGATAGTTTACGGCAACAAAAACTGGAGTTCAACCCTTACCGGGGTTGGCTTCGATTATGGTACCATGCGTGCCGCGATACCTGTTCTCGGCAGGTGGTTTACTCCTGAAGAGATGCAAAAACGTGAAAAATCTGCTATTATTGGCGTGACGGTGGTAAAGGAGCTTTTTGGTAACAGTAATCCGTTGGGCAAAACGATCAAGATCAACCGTATTAATTTCAAGGTTATCGGTATTGCTCCGCCAAAAGGGTTTTCAGGACCACAGGATGAAGATGATGTGGTGATCATACCGGTAACAACTGCCATGTATCGTGTGCTTGGAAAGGATTATTTCAGCGGCATCTTTGTTGAGGTTGCTTCACCCACCCTGATTGAACAGGCCAAAACGGCTGTCAGTCAGCAGATTCGAAAAAGGCATCGGCTGAAAGCGGACGATGATTCATTCAATATCAGGGATATGACAGAAATACAGAAGATGCTTACCAGCACAACGCAGACCATGAGTCTCCTGCTCGGTTCTATTGCGGCGATTTCGCTTCTTGTGGGAGGTATCGGGATTATGAATATTATGCTTGTTTCCGTAACCGAACGAACCAGAGAGATTGGTCTGCGTAAAGCTATTGGGGCGAGAAAAAAAGATATCATGATGCAGTTTCTGGTCGAATCGGTTGGTTTGACCATCAGCGGAGGCTTTATAGGGGTTCTTGCCGGTGTTGGTATATCACTTCTTCTCTCCCTCTTTGCTGGCTGGGCGGTAAAAACATCCCTGATATCGGTGCTGCTTGCAACGACTTTTTCTGCAGTTATCGGTATGTTTTTTGGTCTTTGGCCTGCCAGAAAAGCTGCAGAACTTAAACCGCTTGAAGCTCTTCGCTATGAATAGTGTGTTGCATAAAAAAAAAGATTTTTTTTGTGCAAGGTTTTACCGGAAAGCTCGTCGAAGCTAATGGACGACAACTGGCTGAGTCTTTCGTGTGTGATGCGTGATGATTGATAGGTTAAGGCTGGGCTGGTTGTTTACTTTGGACAGCGAAGGGATGCCACTCCATCTTCGCTGTCCTTTTTTTTGATGAATTTTGCCTGATCTCCCCAAGGTTTTCTGATTGGTTGAGCCTCTGGATAGTTGCTATTGCCATAAAACAGCACTATCTTTTCCTGCTGCTGCGTTTTATTTCCCATCAGCCATTTTCTTTTTCTGAAAAAGTTCTTCATCAGTGATTTAATAAAACCATCATGATTCGTATTGCAAAAAACAGCCTGATCTATCCATGGATGATGTTCCTGCTTGTCAGCTTCAGTCTGGTTACCCTTACGGCGGTAGCTTCTTCGGCCACTCTGAAGATTGGTGACAGTTACGGTGGTGGAGTTGTTCTTTATATCGACGCTACCGGTCAGCATGGTCTTATTGCGGCAAAATCAGATGTTACGTCACAATCTTCCGGTAAGGAGGCAGGTTTTTTTTCCTGGTATGACGCAAAAATTGCAGCCAATGCTTTTGTGGATGGTTATTGTGACTGGTTTTTACCGAACAAGGAGCAGTTGAACCAGCTTTATCTCAATAGAACGGTTGTTGGTGGTACTGCAGGTACCTATTACTGGAGTTCCTCTGAAAGCGATGCCAATAGCGGATGGGGTCAGGACTTTACCAATGGGGAGCAGCTTGTTGGCCGGAAGACGAACGGCAGTCATGTTCGTGCCGTGCGCGCTTTCTGACAGGTGACGCCATTGTCTGCTGCAGGTTTATGGACGGAGGTTATTACAGGAAAGATATCTGCTAAAAAAAGGAGAGTGAACTGAAGGTTGATTGATAAATAAGGTAACTTGATCACTCCTTCTTCTCTGGTGATAATCTGTTTTTGGTGATATCGCGATGCTTCAATTGAAAAAAGCCGGCCTGAAAGCTCTTGACAACCTGCGTTCTGCGGGTCTTTTTCCCTCCTCCTGGCAGAGTATGGAAGAACTTGAGGCTAAAACCGATTATTTTTTATCGCTGTTTCTTGATGAACGATTCCGGGTATCGAGGGAGCTAAGTGGAGTTTCTTTTCTGACGGAACTGCTCGACAGGGTTATGCGTACCTCTGAGAGTGAACACATGGATGACAGAAAGCTCTCCGAGAGAGAAAAGCTGGAGCTTGTGCGGGCACTTGACCGTCAGAACCAGATGTTGCGTCTCTATCCCAGATACGTCGAGATGCTTCTTTCGATTATTGAAGAAACGGATCAAGGAAAACAACAGGAGATCAGGATTCTTGAACTGGCAAGCGGATCGGGTGGGCTGTCGTTGGCATTGGCTGAGGAGGCTCGGCGAAAAAATCTGCCACTCTCAATTGTCGCTTCTGATATTGTGCCAATATTTATTGAGGAGGGCAACCGTCAGGCTGAAGAAAAAAAGCTACCCGTCACGTTTCGGCTTATCAATGCATTTGAGATGCCGGAGTTCTCTTCTGGCTCATTTGATCTTATGGTGCTCTCACAGAGCATTCATCATTTTACTCCCGGCCAACTTGCCATCATGATAGCACAGTCGGCAAAACAGACGAAAACAGCTTTTGTTGGCATTGACGGGTATCGCAGTATGTTGCTTGCAGGTGGTGTTCCCCTGATGGCCACCATGCAGGGGATTGCTTCGTTCACCCTTGACGGGTTTATTTCAGCGCGAAAATTTTACAGCGAACTGGAACTTGATATCATTGCTGAAATCGCAACCGGCAAAAGAAACCACGCCATTACCTCTCCATGGCCCTTGAGCATTCTTACGGTACGCTTCGATGGCATTAAACCAGATGTATGCCAGCCTTCATGAAGCGTTCTGCATAAGGAATTTCATCGCATTGTCTGCATGTATGGCAGACCCCATCCCGGCACAGTTCCTGAAATAGTTTTCAAGGCCACCCATACTGGCCTCCTTCATGACCATGACGAAGTCAGTGCCAAACATCAGTCGCGTTTTGAGAATCGGATGGTGCTCTATAAGGATATTGATGTTTTCAATGGTTTGTTTTTCGGGGCAGTAAGAAAAATCAGCATAGACGTTCTCGAATTCTATCATCAGTTGAATGATCTGATAACTCCAGTTGGCAGAAATCAAAGCACTCTTTTTTCCTTTTATCAGAAAATTCGCATACTTCTGTATAGCCTCGGAGCCGCCGAAATGGGCAAAATTGAGCCTTAGGTTGCTGTATTTTTTATTCTCCAATATGGCACGCCAGTTATTCGGCGTAGCAAAGAGCTCTACGGGGTTATCAGCAGAAGTTGTTATGATATCAATCGTTCCATCTTGTTTTCTGCTTTTGGTTTGGAGTTGTTTGCACATATTTTTCATACCGCCAGGTGAGGTATGGGTTGTAACGGGTATATCGTTTTCAATACAGAGTTGGTATATCGGGTAAAGATCCGGGT
The DNA window shown above is from Pelodictyon phaeoclathratiforme BU-1 and carries:
- a CDS encoding efflux RND transporter periplasmic adaptor subunit; the protein is MVSRNKLVWGIVVALMMLGATGFWYFTSNRSEKKNFEEVRPSRGAISSSVSTTGAVEPQTRVKIQSSVGGRIEAILVEEGQLVKKGEVLAMLSSTERAALLDAAKLQGKSEQSYWQKVYKETAVIAPMTGQVIVRSVDPGQTVTTNDSLFVLSDRLLVKAYVDETDIGRVKVGQRAVIGLDAYPEIRVNGVVHHIYYESHLQNNVNIYNVDVVPDRIPDVFRSGMSANVRIIVQEKSNALLLPLGAVQSRNGKTVVLQRSRRKEGEVRYKAVQTGMQDESKIEILDGLSDGSVVLLPDTSFVLPGKKGGSNPFMPQRTRMGR
- a CDS encoding class I SAM-dependent methyltransferase, which translates into the protein MLQLKKAGLKALDNLRSAGLFPSSWQSMEELEAKTDYFLSLFLDERFRVSRELSGVSFLTELLDRVMRTSESEHMDDRKLSEREKLELVRALDRQNQMLRLYPRYVEMLLSIIEETDQGKQQEIRILELASGSGGLSLALAEEARRKNLPLSIVASDIVPIFIEEGNRQAEEKKLPVTFRLINAFEMPEFSSGSFDLMVLSQSIHHFTPGQLAIMIAQSAKQTKTAFVGIDGYRSMLLAGGVPLMATMQGIASFTLDGFISARKFYSELELDIIAEIATGKRNHAITSPWPLSILTVRFDGIKPDVCQPS
- a CDS encoding MacB family efflux pump subunit; this translates as MKPMLELVDVYRTYQIGESTVQALRGVSVTIERGEFVAIMGASGSGKSSLLQILGLLDNPDKGDSLIFGKNVNTLSEDDQAGVRNNVAGFVFQQFHLLKRMSILENVRLPHIYSGLKGDFHQEAIERLRQVGLEERVDHTPNQLSGGEQQRVAIARALIRDPLIIFADEPTGNLDSKNSAEIMKIFKALHEQGKTVIMVTHENDIAAYAGRVITMKDGLIISDERKAGFKPSEASSGEAGFELHDSKVSLWQDGRFSGFMAQAFQSILANKMRSFLSVLGILVGVASVIAMMALGEGAKAAMQEQLKSMGSNMLSIRGGSAKIRGAAQGAGAVARFTAVDVTDISSLHTLVKNAAGVVNGSARIVYGNKNWSSTLTGVGFDYGTMRAAIPVLGRWFTPEEMQKREKSAIIGVTVVKELFGNSNPLGKTIKINRINFKVIGIAPPKGFSGPQDEDDVVIIPVTTAMYRVLGKDYFSGIFVEVASPTLIEQAKTAVSQQIRKRHRLKADDDSFNIRDMTEIQKMLTSTTQTMSLLLGSIAAISLLVGGIGIMNIMLVSVTERTREIGLRKAIGARKKDIMMQFLVESVGLTISGGFIGVLAGVGISLLLSLFAGWAVKTSLISVLLATTFSAVIGMFFGLWPARKAAELKPLEALRYE
- a CDS encoding Lcl C-terminal domain-containing protein; translated protein: MIRIAKNSLIYPWMMFLLVSFSLVTLTAVASSATLKIGDSYGGGVVLYIDATGQHGLIAAKSDVTSQSSGKEAGFFSWYDAKIAANAFVDGYCDWFLPNKEQLNQLYLNRTVVGGTAGTYYWSSSESDANSGWGQDFTNGEQLVGRKTNGSHVRAVRAF